One window of Aspergillus oryzae RIB40 DNA, chromosome 3 genomic DNA carries:
- a CDS encoding uncharacterized protein (predicted protein), which produces MQLSSVFTVALSALNFASALPLHRLNTSPALTWQVADFNTGCSPGGCVYNFNITGVASQNTPGFHTHCSGTNVQDDFAFCDDKHVKAKVVSQLYPVWTIHVQHAWFQGEAEFYAVGHANVTSTQKNFTIPVTEVYGVA; this is translated from the coding sequence ATGCAACTCTCTTCGGTCTTCACGGTCGCCCTCTCGGCCCTCAACTTTGCCTCCGCTCTacctcttcatcgcctcaACACCAGTCCGGCCTTGACCTGGCAGGTCGCCGACTTCAACACTGGCTGCTCGCCAGGCGGCTGCGTGTATAACTTCAATATCACCGGCGTCGCAAGCCAGAACACTCCAGGGTTCCACACTCATTGCTCGGGTACCAATGTCCAAGATGATTTTGCCTTCTGTGATGACAAGCACGTGAAGGCGAAGGTGGTGTCTCAACTATACCCCGTGTGGACGATCCATGTACAACACGCTTGGTTCCAAGGCGAGGCCGAGTTCTATGCCGTTGGCCATGCCAACGTCACATCCACTCAGAAGAACTTCACTATCCCTGTGACTGAGGTCTATGGAGTCGCATGA
- a CDS encoding pentatricopeptide repeat protein (predicted protein) codes for MPRQTLIVDGLWYCLCPSFSLNTFKRPGNPLIKGKRAPKPGQYSAFLAGPVSTSRKCLSSASVRKVGGIAPSKGDGSLGDGYSESMDQHKTPAQLDENHKLGLDAATSPKEEKPGTEYTRKRPPGVPETLEHKSTSFLEQKLQELTTSTPRVLSTSQILRILIRDRHVRPEVRHYRALLRANSDAERGSPEVVRQLLGEMEANGFTLDSGTLHTALQAIAVHPDYLLRQELVRTLRDRWLPLSPDGWHYVVAGLVREHQFELALDHIAHMERKDMPVEGWLHSMLIYYLCEFEEFDEVARLMRSRVDQGYDMTTDLWLYVLDVASAAVHHETTRFVWDQMVELRYVYPSYGVCSNVLTVASRTGDTDLAASVARFLIETDVPLSLEDYEKITEAHVMSGNLYAGFEVLCEMHKAKIALESSSTAAILTYMIQSRTSPQKAWCMLKQLKALKYEIPLRCALVVLEMCEHEAINDPFVVDDGLTLYKQLYALCSEKADVSVYNSLISMCRRAKNTDAGMFVVKEMATLGVVPNATTFEHLIIMCLDAGNFESAYMYFQDLLARDATPSEDARAEIRDLCTGSSDQYAVQLRYHPQIRDALVRRQADDFEPTQIRAGLIKKVPSDSPPEYANRFRPGPRKTITKEERRAESKEKRKQKRRRLAIARAREEEGWEDYEPGGLIPEDQVKADANSPSS; via the exons ATGCCACGGCAGACACTTATTGTAGATGGACTTTGGTATTGCCTTTGTCCATCATTCAGCCTCAACACCTTTAAGCGCCCTGGTAACCCTCTCATAAAGGGGAAACGAGCTCCTAAACCCGGTCAATATTCGGCGTTCTTAGCGGGCCCTGTATCAACATCGCGAAAATGCTTGAGCAGTGCTTCTGTTCGAAAGGTCGGAGGGATTGCTCCTTCAAAGGGAGATGGGTCTTTGGGAGATGGCTATAGCGAATCAATGGACCAGCATAAAACCCCTGCTCAATTGGACGAGAACCACAAGCTTGGGCTAGATGCCGCCACATCGCCGAAAGAGGAGAAACCTGGCACAGAGTATACTCGCAAGCGTCCACCTGGAGTTCCCGAAACTCTTGAACATAAATCAACGTCATTTTTGGAGCAAAAGCTTCAAGAGCTCacaacctcaaccccaaggGTCCTAAGCACGAGTCAGATACTGCGCATTCTGATCAGAGATCGCCATGTACGCCCCGAGGTACGACACTATCGGGCACTATTACGCGCCAATTCGGATGCAGAACGTGGATCGCCAGAAGTAGTTCGACAGCTACTGGGAGAGATGGAGGCGAATGGATTTACATTGGATTCTGGAACGCTGCACACGGCATTACAG GCCATCGCAGTTCACCCAGACTATTTACTACGCCAGGAGCTTGTGCGCACCCTTCGAGATCGATGGCTTCCACTGAGCCCGGATGGTTGGCATTATGTGGTGGCTGGCCTTGTGAGGGAGCATCAGTTCGAGTTGGCCCTGGATCATATCGCGCACATGGAGAGAAAGGACATGCCGGTTGAGGGTTGGTTACACAGCATGCTCATCTACTACCTGTGCGAATTTGAAGAGTTTGACGAGGTGGCGCGGTTGATGCGCTCACGGGTCGATCAGGGGTATGACATGACGACAGACCTGTGGCTTTACGTATTAGATGTAGCAAGTGCTGCAGTTCACCATGAGACCACACGCTTCGTGTGGGATCAGATGGTTGAACTGAGATATGTTTACCCGTCATACGGAGTCTGCAGTAATGTATTGACGGTGGCGTCCCGCACAGGGGATACTGATCTCGCCGCGTCGGTCGCTCGCTTTCTGATCGAAACCGACGTACCTCTTAGTTTGGAGGACTATGAAAAGATTACTGAGGCCCACGTGATGTCTGGGAACCTTTACGCTGGGTTTGAGGTGCTTTGCGAGATGCACAAAGCAAAGATTGCGTTGGAGTCAAGTTCAACTGCCGCCATTCTAACCTACATGATACAATCAAGAACCAGTCCACAAAAGGCATGGTGTATGCTCAAGCAACTCAAAGCTTTGAAATACGAAATCCCCCTTCGATGTGCTCTAGTAGTGCTCGAAATGTGCGAGCACGAAGCCATTAACGATCCCTTTGTGGTAGACGATGGGCTTACGCTTTACAAGCAACTCTATGCTTTATGTTCGGAGAAAGCGGATGTCTCAGTTTACAACTCCCTTATTAGCATGTGCCGCCGGGCTAAAAATACCGATGCCGGCATGTTTGTTGTGAAGGAAATGGCCACACTGGGTGTGGTACCGAACGCCACGACATTCGAAcatctcatcatcatgtGCTTAGATGCTGGTAACTTTGAATCGGCATACATGTACTTCCAGGATCTGCTGGCACGGGACGCAACCCCCAGCGAAGATGCGCGGGCTGAGATCCGGGATCTCTGTACCGGTTCGAGCGACCAATATGCTGTCCAGTTGAGGTATCACCCGCAGATCAGGGATGCACTAGTGCGCAGACAAGCGGATGACTTTGAACCCACACAAATCCGCGCCGGCCTCATCAAGAAGGTGCCGTCTGATTCACCCCCCGAATACGCCAATCGTTTCAGACCAGGGCCGCGGAAGACCATAACCAAAGAGGAGCGACGGGctgaaagcaaagagaaacgaaaacagaagagaagacgGCTAGCTATTGCAAGGGCccgagaggaagaaggatgggaagATTATGAGCCCGGTGGACTAATCCCTGAGGATCAGGTCAAAGCAGATGCAAATTCGCCATCCAGTTGA
- a CDS encoding U6 snRNA-associated Sm-like protein LSm4 (small nuclear ribonucleoprotein (snRNP)), translating into MSCNLGINFFSGRLPLGLLTAAQGHPMLVELKNGETLNGHLANCDNWMNLILKEVVQTSPEGDRFFRLPEVYIRGNNIKYLRIPEEIIEMVKEQPQNQPSNRNRGGHSHRGDRGDRGGRGGRGRGRGRGRGGN; encoded by the exons ATGTCCTGCAACCTTGGgattaatttcttttctggaaGG TTACCCCTAGGACTGCTCACGGCCGCCCAGGGCCATCCAATGCTCGTGGAACTTAAGAACGGCGAAACGCTGAATGGACATCTTGCCAATTGCGATAACTGGATGAACTTAATACTCAAAGAGGTTGTTCAAACCAGCCCAGAGGGTGATCGGTTCTTTAGGCTGCCGGAAGTCTATATCAGAGGAAACAAT ATCAAATATTTACGGATCCCTGAAGAGATTATAGAGATGGTTAAGGAACAACCGCAAAACCAGCCTTCGAACCGCAATCGTGGTGGACACTCTCACCGGGGCGACAGAGGTGATCGGGGTGGACGTGGTGGACGTGGTCGTGGCCGCGGACGCGGCCGGGGTGGCAACTGA
- the hat1 gene encoding histone acetyltransferase catalytic subunit HAT1 (histone acetyltransferase type b catalytic subunit), with protein sequence MASEGDWTCDANDAVQITLVQPGEQKPKTLSSFHPQFTYPIFGDDETIFGYKGLIIRLRFAAHDLRPHIHISYDEKFKTVGDTSAVDLIKTLSPFIPEEAFSTLPDYENAVQEDKDAKDFVPPGKLVHNYVTRGRTYEIWAASLADPQVRRLLDRAQVFVSLFIEAGTPLETEDPEWTLERWTVYFVYEKVKPPTPTASQYSIVGYATTYRWWFYQRDSPEKGTVTNDPFPGPEIRPAQLPARLRIAQFLILPPHQGSGHGTHLYTTIHTACFNDSTIVELTVEDPNEAFDALRDTADFHILRPEFLKHNVNINPDPYAELSKKQRPRRVPTSALIPTKLLHDIRSTYKIASTQFAHVLEMFLLGEIPTKNRHAGGANMSRLLVKKYNATDPNERRYYWWRMLVKQRLFKRSRDILIQLEMSDRIEKLEETVTNVEEGYEALIKVFTAREEALMAKQEESGESPETAVLEDSVASSSDSSTRDQRTKRKFTVEDEDEEEEGESEVSKRPKV encoded by the exons ATGGCGAGCGAAGGCGACT GGACCTGCGACGCTAATGACGCCGTCCAGATCACTCTTGTCCAGCCTGGTGAACAAAAACCGAAGACGCTCTCTAGCTTCCATCCACAGTTTACTTACCCAATTTTTGGTGATGACGAAACAATTTTCGGTTACAAGGGATTGATCATCCGCTTGCGATTCGCTGCTCATGACCTTCGTCCGCATATCCATATTTCCTACGATGAAAAGTTTAAGACCGTGGGCGACACCTCAGCAGTTGACTTGATCAAAACATTAAGCCCATTCATTCCGGAAG AGGCTTTCTCCACCCTTCCAGATTATGAAAACGCCGtccaagaagacaaagatgcAAAGGACTTTGTACCGCCAGGAAAGCTCGTCCATAACTATGTCACTCGAGGACGAACATACGAGATCTGGGCGGCATCTCTTGCTGATCCTCAGGTGCGACGGCTGTTGGACCGAGCTCAGGTCTTCGTGTCACTATTCATTGAGGCTGGTACACCATTAGAAACGGAGGATCCCGAATGGACACTTGAGCGCTGGACGGTCTACTTCGT GTACGAGAAAGTGAAACCCCCAACTCCCACTGCTTCACAATATTCCATCGTCGGATATGCGACAACCTATCGCTGGTGGTTCTACCAAAGGGATTCCCCAGAGAAAGGCACGGTCACGAATGACCCATTCCCAGGTCCCGAAATACGGCCTGCACAGCTACCAGCCCGACTGCGGATTGCCCAGTTCCTgattcttcctcctcaccaaGGCTCGGGACATGGTACCCATCTGTATACGACCATTCATACCGCTTGCTTCAATGATTCGACAATTGTCGAGTTGACAGTCGAAGACCCTAATGAAGCGTTTGACGCGCTCCGCGACACCGCAGATTTCCACATCCTGCGCCCAGAATTCCTTAAACACAACGTGAATATCAACCCCGACCCCTACGCAGAACTTTCTAAGAAACAGCGACCCCGTCGCGTCCCAACATCTGCCCTCATTCCCACAAAGCTTCTCCACGATATCCGTTCCACCTATAAGATTGCCTCAACACAGTTTGCTCATGTCTTGGAGATGTTTCTCTTGGGCGAGATTCCCACCAAGAATCGTCATGCTGGTGGCGCAAATATGTCACGTCTATTGGTAAAGAAATATAATGCCACGGACCCAAACGAGCGGCGGTACTACTGGTGGCGCATGCTAGTTAAACAACGTCTCTTCAAGCGGTCTCGTGATATTCTCATCCAGCTAGAGATGAGCGACCGCATCGAGAAACTTGAGGAGACAGTGACCAACGTGGAGGAAGGATACGAAGCATTAATCAAAGTCTTTACTGCCAGAGAGGAGGCTCTAATGGCTAAGCAAGAAGAATCTGGCGAATCGCCCGAAACTGCAGTCCTAGAAGACTCAGTCGCAAGTTCCAGTGATTCATCGACCAGAGATCAGCGCACTAAAAGAAAGTTTACAGtagaggatgaggatgaggaggaagagggtgaaTCGGAAGTTTCTAAGCGTCCGAAGGTGTAA
- a CDS encoding uncharacterized protein (3-hydroxyacyl-CoA dehydrogenase), translated as MSVTDPQRITLIGLGTIGMSMAALHLSRENVTVDVFDTRPDFDQYLFNTLPHFLDQGPSSANFKSQPSTSAVASLIASGRLNVHTSLETACTSATIVQEQGPENLEFKQTLWAQVESFAPPSAHLWTSTSGIAASAQQQRIYDKSRLLVVHPFNPPHIMPLLEIVPSPDTSPERLEFAREYFSVPGSKHRPVVLQKEIPGFVGNRLAFALLREACYLVQENVVSAKDLDTIMKASLGPRWAGNGVFESYQQGGGEGGIQAFLNKLGGTMQAVWDNLGKVNVLGNEETSWKEKVVSQVNEAYGTLTPGQVREKEERLKDFVAIQTKKYGHDVPEA; from the coding sequence ATGTCGGTCACTGACCCGCAGAGGATCACCTTGATCGGATTGGGAACCATCGGTATGTCTATGGCCGCATTGCACCTGTCTCGTGAGAATGTGACAGTGGACGTATTCGACACAAGACCGGATTTCGACCAGTATCTTTTCAACACATTGCCACATTTCCTGGACCAAGGCCCATCATCAGCCAACTTCAAGTCCCAACCATCAACATCAGCTGTGGCTTCATTGATTGCCTCCGGTCGTTTAAATGTCCACACGTCACTAGAAACTGCCTGTACCTCAGCCACGATCGTTCAGGAGCAAGGACCCGAAAACCTCGAATTCAAGCAGACCCTCTGGGCTCAGGTAGAATCATTTGCTCCACCGTCTGCGCACCTTTGGACCAGCACGTCTGGCATTGCCGCATCCGCCCAGCAACAAAGGATTTACGACAAATCTCGCTTGCTTGTTGTGCATCCTTTCAATCCACCACATATCATGCCACTACTAGAGATTGTACCCTCGCCTGACACGTCGCCAGAGCGGTTAGAGTTTGCTCGCGAGTATTTCTCCGTTCCTGGTTCGAAGCATCGACCTGTTGTACTCCAAAAAGAGATCCCAGGGTTTGTTGGAAATCGACTGGCATTTGCGCTACTACGAGAGGCATGCTATCTAGTGCAGGAAAACGTGGTGAGCGCAAAAGATCTCGACACAATCATGAAGGCTAGTCTTGGGCCAAGGTGGGCGGGCAATGGTGTGTTCGAAAGCTATCAGCAAGGAggtggtgagggtgggaTCCAGGCTTTTCTGAACAAACTAGGCGGCACTATGCAGGCAGTGTGGGACAATTTGGGCAAAGTAAATGTGCTAGGAAATGAAGAGACCagttggaaggagaaggtggtcTCGCAGGTCAACGAAGCTTACGGAACCCTGACACCAGGTCAAGTCcgcgaaaaagaagaaagactgaAGGACTTCGTGGCGATACAGACAAAGAAGTACGGGCACGATGTACCTGAAGCATAG
- a CDS encoding Mn(2+) transporter ATX2 (ZIP-like zinc transporter proteins) has translation MEGLFTLLALSIVMAITSFVVGSLPLAFTLSSSQLRLISSLGMGVLVGTSLIVIIPEGVETLYSANLPNDRKALSSRSTGAITWQHQNIPTVATAMIHTSEEINSIKVPVSSSSDTSTLLPVSDSTPYVTRREQKGKEEASDEDKKANDDEGSSPHAWIGIALISGFILMYLIDKLPEFAAPAKQQRTPYHISLDNLGSGLRRNSSPSREGGLLDAGNSPRSSHSFATTTGLVIHAAADGIALGASSSDTGLSFIIFLAIMVHKAPASFGLTSVLLKQGLSSRAARAHLLVFSLAAPLGALATFLFVQVMGSGSSSDLTATQWRTGVLLLFSAGTFLYVAMHTMQENNPSAVSRETQGNGYGDSRDIPSKSNKSMRDLIASVVGMILPLFLQLGHAH, from the exons ATGGAGGGACTCTTCACTTTGCTCGCATTGAGCATTGTGATGGCAATTAC ATCCTTTGTTGTGGGCTCGTTACCACTTGCATTCAcgctttcttcctcccagcTGCGACTTATATCATCCCTTGGCATGGGAGTTTTGGTCGGGACATCCTTGATTGTGATTATCCCGGAGGGGGTTGAAACTTTATACAGCGCAAACTTACCCAATGACCGGAAAGCACTTAGCAGTCGTTCGACGGGGGCCATTACTTGGCAACACCAGAATATTCCGACAGTTGCTACTGCTATGATCCACACCTCTGAAGAAATCAACTCCATTAAAGTCCCTgtatcctcttcctcggatACATCTACTTTGTTGCCCGTTTCCGACTCCACACCATATGTCACACGCCGTGagcagaaaggaaaagaggaggcATCAGACGAAGATAAGAAAGCaaacgatgatgaaggaagtTCGCCACATGCCTGGATTGGAATCGCACTTATTAGCGGCTTTATCCTCATGTACCTTATCGACAAGCTTCCGGAATTCGCAGCTCCGGCCAAACAGCAACGGACGCCGTATCATATTTCTCTCGATAACCTAGGCTCCGGATTACGTCGCAATTCATCTCCCTCGCGAGAAGGTGGACTTCTGGATGCTGGAAATAGCCCAAGGAGCAGCCACAGCTTCGCCACAACCACCGGGCTTGTTATCCATGCGGCTGCTGACGGAATCGCTCTGGGAGCGTCGAGTTCCGATACTGGCCTAAGCTTTATTATATTCCTCGCAATTATGGTCCATAAGGCTCCAGCATCTTTTGGTCTTACGTCAGTCTTGCTGAAGCAGGGTCTCTCCAGCCGCGCTGCGAGGGCGCATTTACTAGTCTTTAGCCTGGCGGCGCCTTTGGGCGCGTTGGCGACTTTCTTATTTGTGCAAGTCATGGGCTCAGGTTCCAGCAGTGATTTGACTGCTACCCAGTGGAGAACTGGTGtccttttgttgttttcggCTGGCACATTTTT GTACGTCGCCATGCACACAATGCAGGAGAACAATCCAAGTGCTGTCTCACGTGAGACACAAGGAAACGGATATGGCGACTCGAGAGACATTCCGTCCAAGTCCAACAAATCCATGAGGGATCTGATTGCTTCTGTTGTCGGCATGATTTTGCCGCTGTTTCTGCAGCTCGGCCATGCCCACTGA
- a CDS encoding F-box/WD repeat-containing protein (Cdc4 and related F-box and WD-40 proteins) — protein sequence MSPRSVPEQLATAHTRTCSATDSVASLSSTHSRSLSSNKTITSIPPNLLPSAPASPPTPAPSPTPHQRPPTWQSADEDDDAFLLNARIHFSSLSNFKRQKFLEGILSLCDSQHLSFVSSYVSPRLRKDPFLVFPTELCLRVLSFIDDPKTLARASQVSRRWRELLNDDITWKNLCEKHAYASRKSSEDDRDFVDPFHTQHLHTISGTNSLAGSRSSLTSSHQSRDGHPGLTRSLSGDWLASASLSSRKRRVRPLSYRTHFKQKYMVESAWNKGGRCTQRHITPDQGVVTSLHLTPKYIVVALDNAKIHIYDTNGDNQKTLQGHVMGVWAMVPWDDILVSGGCDREVRVWNMATGAGIYLLRGHTSTVRCLKMSDRKTAISGSRDTTLRIWDLASGTCRNVLVGHQASVRCLAIHGDLVVSGSYDTTARIWSISEGRCLRTLSGHFSQIYAIAFDGRRIATGSLDTSVRIWDPHSGQCHAILQGHTSLVGQLQMRGDTLVTGGSDGSVRVWSLTKMTPIHRLAAHDNSVTSLQFDSSRIVSGGSDGRVKVWSLQTGQLLRELSSPAEAVWRVAFEEEKAVIMASRSGRTVMEVWTFSPPPEEDTDEIVPQSSSSTPGMLPVQDDSRQRAYHSDTPTIPLGNDDDQIMPDAPS from the exons ATGAGTCCGCGGAGTGTCCCTGAACAGCTGGCGACAGCCCATACCCGAACGTGTTCGGCCACGGATTCGGTCGCTTCGCTTTCGAGTACTCATTCGAGGTCGTTATCTTCGAACAAAACTATCACTTCGATCCCTCCAAATCTCCTTCCTTCAGCACCCGCATCGCCGCCTACCCCGGCTCCTAGTCCCACCCCTCATCAGAGACCTCCGACATGGCAGTCggccgatgaagacgatgatgcTTTCCTTCTGAATGCCAGGATCCATTTCAGTTCCCTGTCCAACTTCAAAAGGCAGAAATTCTTGGAGGGTATTCTTAGTCTATGTGATAGCCAACATCTCAGCTTTGTCTCTAGTTACGTCAGTCCTAGGTTGAGGAAGGACCCGTTTCTGGTCTTTCCGACTGAATTATGCTTGCGG GTACTCTCTTTCATCGATGACCCAAAGACATTAGCAAGAGCATCCCAGGTATCGAGGCGTTGGCGGGAACTATTGAATGATGACATCACATGGAAAAACCTCTGCGAGAAGCATGCGTATGCGTCTCGTAAGTCTTCGGAGGATGATCGGGATTTCGTCGACCCTTTCCACACTCAACACCTGCATACTATCTCCGGCACGAACTCCCTGGCTGGATCGAGGAGTTCGCTCACTTCCAGCCATCAGTCCCGGGATGGCCACCCCGGTCTGACTCGCTCTCTGTCAGGGGACTGGCTTGCGTCAGCAAGCTTGTCTTCACGAAAGCGGAGAGTCCGGCCTTTGTCATACAGGACCCATTTCAAACAGAAATATATGGTGGAATCCGCCTGGAATAAAGGCGGGCGATGCACCCAACGGCATATCACACCCGATCAGGGAGTCGTTACGAGCCTGCACCTCACCCCAAAGTATATTGTGGTTGCTTTAGACAACGCTAAGATTCATATCTATGACACCAATGGAGATAATCAGAAGACGTTGCAAGGTCATGTGATGGGTGTATGGGCTATGGTCCCCTGGGATGACATACTGGTGAGCGGTGGCTGTGACCGCGAGGTCCGTGTCTGGAACATGGCTACTGG AGCCGGTATCTACCTTTTGCGTGGTCACACGTCAACTGTGCGCTGTTTAAAAATGTCTGACAGGAAAACGGCTATCTCGGGGTCTAGAGATACCACGCTGCGGATATGGGACCTAGCTTCAGGAACTTGTAGGAATGTCCTGGTTGGACACCAAGCTAGTGTCCGGTGTCTAGCGATTCATGGGGATTTAGTTGTTTCCGGAAGCTATGATACTACTGCACGCATTTGGAGCATCTCTGAAGGGCGATGCCTCCGCACTCTTTCGGGCCATTTTAGTCAAATTTATGCAATCGCCTTCGATGGCAGGCGAATCGCCACCGGTAGTTTGGACACCAGTGTGCGGATTTGGGACCCGCACAGTGGCCAGTGCCATGCTATCCTCCAAGGCCATACATCTTTAGTGGGGCAGCTGCAAATGCGGGGTGACACACTCGTCACTGGCGGCTCGGACGGGTCTGTCCGTGTTTGGTCTCTGACCAAAATGACTCCAATCCACAGGCTAGCGGCACATGACAATAGCGTGACAAGCCTTCAGTTTGACAGCTCGCGGATTGTCAGTGGTGGTAGTGACGGCCGTGTTAAGGTGTGGAGTCTACAAACTGGACAATTACTCAGGGAATTGTCCTCACCCGCAGAGGCTGTTTGGAGGGTGGctttcgaagaagagaaggctgTGATCATGGCGAGTAGATCGGGTCGGACAGTCATGGAG GTTTGGACTTTCTCGCCTCCCCCCGAAGAAGATACAGATGAAATCGTACCACAGAGCTCATCAAGTACTCCTGGGATGCTTCCTGTCCAAGACGATAGTCGGCAAAGAGCATACCATTCAGATACTCCCACGATACCCCTGGGCAACGATGATGACCAAATAATGCCGGACGCCCCTTCCTAG